One region of Mangifera indica cultivar Alphonso chromosome 3, CATAS_Mindica_2.1, whole genome shotgun sequence genomic DNA includes:
- the LOC123212031 gene encoding sporozoite surface protein 2-like produces the protein MAENKEHPTNLLERFSPDEENPKQTQELNSQYLHQPDLNLRLSLGINFEGESSLTRSSSVSGFMTQRKDSGESEKSALLLERSWSLPAKREQEQRLITLRELQAMRRIQAKNRLLERQRISRENKEKEKSKASLQKPMPSLPAPSPAKSPSPYQAIVNIKGKGDLADSQKGMYFPHLSPAFAALHGQEGSATPPEVSAAPKQSSRLHPSSDPKNIEPNQPSRFYPPSDPRKIEPSQPTRFHLPLDPTKIEPNQPSRFYPQSDPRKIEPNQPNRFHPPSDPRKIEANQPSRFHPPSDPRKIELDQPSRFHPPWDPRKTEPNHSIKFDPLWDPRKIEPNQPIRFHPPCDPRKIEPNQPNRFHFPSDLRKIEPNQPSGFHPPSDPRKIESNQPSRFHSPSDPRKIEPNHPSKFHLPSDPKKIESNQHSKSRLPLDPRNVEPVIAPGTTSNRMLVQPAEIKPENPYKRPRITSSNFEDNGIDVIRQMPSVSTTGDGPNGKRIEGFLYTYTKGQVSIVCVCHGSFLSPAEFVKHAGGKDVSNPMKHITVYTALSA, from the exons GCTCGCTGACAAGGTCGTCTTCAGTGTCTGGATTCATGACTCAGAGAAAGGACTCTGGGGAAAGTGAAAAAAGCGCTCTTTTATTAGAGAGGTCTTGGTCTCTGCCGGCTAAGAGGGAGCAAGAGCAGAGGCTTATAACTTTAAGGGAGTTGCAGGCAATGAGGAGAATTCAGGCAAAGAACAGGCTTCTGGAGAGGCAGAGGATAAGCAGggaaaataaagagaaagaaaagtctAAAGCTTCCCTGCAGAAGCCAATGCCCTCTCTGCCTGCGCCTTCGCCGGCTAAGAGCCCTTCTCCATATCAAGCCATTGTTAACATCAAGGGAAAAGGAGATCTAGCTGACAGCCAAAAGG GAATGTATTTCCCACATCTGTCTCCGGCATTTGCTGCTCTACATG GGCAGGAAGGTTCAGCTACACCACCAGAAGTTTCAGCTGCGCCTAAACAATCTAGCAGACTCCACCCATCATCGGATCCAAAGAACATAGAGCCCAATCAACCTAGTAGGTTCTACCCACCATCGGATCCAAGGAAAATCGAGCCTAGCCAACCTACTAGGTTCCATCTGCCTTTAGATCCAACGAAAATAGAACCTAACCAACCTAGCAGGTTTTACCCGCAATCGGATCCAAGGAAAATAGAACCTAACCAACCTAACAGATTCCACCCGCCATCAGATCCAAGGAAAATAGAAGCTAATCAACCTAGCAGGTTCCACCCACCATCAGATCCAAGAAAAATAGAACTTGACCAACCTAGCAGATTCCACCCGCCATGGGATCCAAGGAAAACGGAACCTAACCATTCTATTAAGTTCGACCCTCTATGGGATCCAAGGAAAATTGAACCTAACCAACCTATCAGGTTCCACCCGCCATGTGATCCAAGGAAAATTGAACCTAACCAACCTAATAGGTTCCACTTTCCATCGGATCTAAGGAAAATAGAACCTAACCAACCTAGCGGGTTCCACCCGCCATCGGATCCAAGGAAAATAGAATCTAACCAACCTAGCAGGTTCCACTCGCCATCGGATCCAAGGAAAATAGAACCCAACCATCCTAGCAAGTTCCACCTGCCATCAGATCCAAAGAAAATAGAATCTAACCAACATAGCAAGTCCCGCCTACCATTAGATCCAAGGAACGTGGAACCTGTGATCGCTCCTGGGACAACCTCTAATAGAATGCTAGTCCAGCCGGCCGAAATCAAGCCTGAGAATCCATACAAGAGGCCTAGAATCACCAGCTCAAACTTTGAAGACAATGGGATAGATGTGATTAGACAAATGCCAAGTGTAAGTACCACTGGGGATGGTCCCAATGGGAAGAGAATTGAAGGATTTCTCTACACATACACAAAAGGTCAAGTAAGTATAGTGTGCGTATGCCATGGCAGCTTTCTTTCACCAGCAGAGTTTGTGAAGCACGCTGGTGGCAAAGATGTGTCGAACCCCATGAAGCACATCACCGTGTATACTGCTCTTTCAGCTTGA
- the LOC123210466 gene encoding LOW QUALITY PROTEIN: glycerophosphodiester phosphodiesterase GDPD6 (The sequence of the model RefSeq protein was modified relative to this genomic sequence to represent the inferred CDS: substituted 1 base at 1 genomic stop codon): protein MGIAHSLGGTNQRGENTPERLRTKAKAMGLGFPPLLFLLLIVGCNARPLYPLPSKIINGERQPLQTSRPYNLAHRGSNGEFPEETAAAYLRAIEEGADFIETDILSSKDGVLICMHDVTLDDTTDIANHEEFANRKTTYEVQGANTTGFFIVDFTLQELKTLGVNQRYKFRDQQYNGKFPIITFEEYISIALDAPRVVGIYPEIKNPVFINQHVKWPGGKKFEDKFVETLRKYGYHGXYMSKDWLKQPAFIQSFAPTSLVYVSNLTDLPKIFLIDDITVLTEDTKQTYWDITSDAYLDYMKEYVVGIGPWKDTVVPVVNKYMQTPTSLVARAHARNLQVHPYTFRNEDSFLHLDFHQDPYREYDYWLNKIGVDGLFTDFTGSLRLYQQWTSPLSKDKGDDEAKALKLLHKIKSLLFS, encoded by the exons atggGCATAGCCCATAGCCTTGGAGGAACAAACCAGCGTGGAGAAAACACTCCTGAAAGATTGAGAACCAAGGCAAAAGCAATGGGTTTAG GCTTTCCCCCTCTGCTCTTTCTATTACTCATTGTTGGGTGCAATGCAAGACCTCTGTATCCACTCCCTAGTAAAATCATTAATGGAGAGAGACAGCCTCTACAAACCTCACGACCATATAACCTTGCACACCGAGGTTCAAATGGAGAGTTTCCTGAAGAAACTGCTGCTGCATACTTG AGAGCTATTGAAGAGGGTGCAGACTTCATAGAAACAGACATTCTTTCTTCAAAAGACGGTGTTCTTATATGCATGCACGATGTTACTCTTGATGACACCACCGACATTGCAAACCACGAGGAGTTTGCAAATCGTAAAACAACCTATGAGGTTCAAGGGGCCAACACAACTGGCTTTTTCATTG TCGATTTCACACTACAAGAACTGAAGACATTGGGGGTGAATCAAAGGTACAAATTCCGGGATCAACAATACAATG GAAAATTCCCAATTATTACATTTGAAGAGTACATTTCAATTGCACTAGATGCACCAAGAGTTGTTGGAATATACCCAGAGATAAAAAATCCAGTATTCATCAATCAGCAT GTGAAATGGCCTGGTGGTAAGAAATTTGAGGACAAGTTTGTGGAGACCCTTAGGAAGTACGGATACCATGGTTAATATATGTCAAAAGATTGGTTGAAGCAACCTGCATTTATCCAATCCTTTGCTCCTACTTCACTTGTGTATGTATCAAATCTGACAGACTTGCCCAAGATCTTCTTGATTGATGATATCACCGTTCTAACTGAAGACACTAAACAG ACATACTGGGACATCACTTCCGATGCTTATCTTGACTATATGAAGGAATATGTTGTGGGCATCGGACCTTGGAAGGATACTGTTGTTCCAGTGGTAAACAAGTATATGCAGACTCCAACCAGTCTTGTTGCCAGAGCACATGCCCGTAACTTACAG GTGCACCCGTACACTTTCCGGAATGAAGACTCATTCTTACACTTGGATTTTCATCAAGATCCGTATCGAGAGTATGACTACTGGTTAAACAAGATTGGGGTTGATGGACTCTTCACAGATTTCACGGGCAGCCTTCGTCTTTACCAGCAATGGACGTCTCCACTATCTAAAGATAAAGGAGATGATGAAGCCAAAGCATTAAAATTGCTACATAAAATTAAGTCTTTGCTCTTCTCTTAA
- the LOC123210862 gene encoding replication protein A 70 kDa DNA-binding subunit B: MAKTVTPDAISILLSNPSPDSSSNLPEIVVQVLDLKLTGNRYMFNASDGKLTVRGILPSNLSSEVISGNIQNKGLIRILDYTVNDIPTKSEKYLIVTKCEVVAPALEMEIKSEVKSEEVGIILKPKQENEMKSEVKREGAGILVKPKQEIVTKSAAQIVHEQRGNMAPSARLAMTRRVHPLVSLNPYQGNWTIKVSVTSKGNMRTYKNARGEGCVFNVELTDEDGTQIQATMFNEAARKFYDRFQLGKVYYISRGTLRVANKQFKTVQNDYEMNLNENSEVEEASNEETFIPETKFNFVQIDELGRYVNGSDLVDVIGVLQSVSPTMSIRRKSNNEMVPKRDITVADETKRTVVVSLWNDLATNLGQELLDVVDQSPVVAIKSLKVGDFQGISLSAVGRSTVLINPDIPESKKLKAWFDSEGKGTSMAPVGSGLSPSTKTGVRSMYSDRVTLSHITSDPSMGEEKPVYFSIRGFISLIKPDQTMWYRACKTCNKKVTDGMGSGYWCEGCQKNDDECSLRYIMVVRVSDESGEAWISVFNNEAEKMIGCSADELDKLKSQMEENSYQMKLKEVTWVPYLFRVSVTQHEYNNEKRQRITARDVAPVDFAAESKLLLEELTKKASQ; encoded by the exons ATGGCGAAAACAGTTACCCCAGATGCAATATCAATCTTATTGTCAAATCCCTCTCCAGATTCATCCTCTAATCTCCCTGAGATCGTAGTCCAAGTCTTAGATCTCAAGCTCACTGGCAATCGATACAT GTTTAATGCTAGTGATGGGAAGCTGACTGTAAGGGGCATTTTGCCATCAAATTTATCGTCGGAAGTCATCTCAGGAAACATTCAGAATAAGGGCCTCATTCGTATTCTCGATTACACTGTCAACGATATCCCAACTAAATCTGAAAA aTACCTGATTGTGACGAAATGTGAGGTGGTAGCGCCTGCACTTGAAATGGAGATCAAGAGTGAGGTGAAAAGCGAGGAAGTTGGCATAATTTTGAAgccaaaacaagaaaatgagatGAAAAGTGAGGTTAAAAGAGAAGGGGCTGGCATTCTTGTGAAGCCGAAACAAGAAATAGTCACTAAATCTGCTGCTCAAATAGTTCATGAACAACGTGGAAA TATGGCTCCTTCTGCTCGATTGGCAATGACCAGAAGGGTTCATCCTTTAGTTTCCTTGAACCCCTACCAAGGCAATTGGACTATAAAAGTTAGTGTTACGAGCAAAGGAAACATGCGTACTTATAAGAATGCAAGAGGAGAAGGATGCGTCTTCAATGTGGAGTTAACGGATGAAGAT GGTACCCAAATACAAGCAACAATGTTCAATGAAGCCGCAAGGAAGTTCTATGATAGGTTCCAATTAGGGAAGGTGTATTACATATCTCGGGGAACTCTTAGGGTTGCTAACAAGCAATTCAAGACAGTGCAAAATGATTATGAAATGaacttgaatgaaaattctGAGGTGGAAGAGGCCAGTAATGAAGAAACCTTCATTcctgaaacaaaatttaattttgttcagATTGATGAGTTGGGTCGTTATGTTAATGGCAGTGACCTTGTTG ATGTTATCGGAGTCCTTCAAAGTGTTTCTCCAACAATGAGCATCCGAAGGAAAAGTAACAATGAAATGGTTCCAAAGCGTGATATAACTGTTGCAGATGAGAC GAAGAGGACAGTTGTGGTCTCTTTGTGGAATGACCTGGCAACTAATCTGGGCCAGGAATTGCTTGATGTGGTTGATCAATCTCCTGTAGTTGCGATTAAATCCCTCAAAGTAGGAGACTTTCAAG GAATATCTTTGTCAGCAGTTGGCAGAAGCACAGTACTGATCAATCCTGATATTCCAGAATCAAAGAAGTTGAAGGCCTG GTTTGACTCTGAAGGTAAAGGGACTTCAATGGCTCCTGTTGGCTCTGGTTTGAGTCCTTCAACCAAGACTGGAGTGAGGTCTATGTACTCTGATCGAGTAACCCTTTCTCACATAACGAGTGATCCATCAATGGGAGAAGAAAAG CCTGTGTATTTTAGCATTAGAGGATTTATAAGCCTTATCAAGCCTGATCAGACTATGTGGTACCGTGCTTGCAAAACCTGCAACAAGAAAGTCACGGATGGCATGGGATCTGGGTATTGGTGTGAGGGATGCCAGAAAAATGATGATGAATGCAGTTTAAG ATACATTATGGTTGTAAGAGTTTCTGATGAAAGTGGAGAAGCTTGGATTTCTGTATTCAACAATGAGGCAGAAAAGATGATTGGGTGCTCTGCTGATGAGCTTGATAAATTGAAGTCACAG ATGGAAGAGAATTCATACcaaatgaaattgaaggaaGTTACTTGGGTTCCATACCTTTTCCGGGTTAGTGTCACTCAACACGAATACAACAATGAGAAGAGGCAAAGGATAACTGCCAGGGATGTTGCTCCAGTTGATTTTGCTGCAGAATCCAAGCTTTTGCTAGAAGAGTTAACAAAGAAAGCTTCTCAATAG
- the LOC123210761 gene encoding uncharacterized protein LOC123210761 has translation MESGHEGGTCNELKENQIVSSPKGIGSSSSSSSSSKDLTDVGADGTQLASAINEEDFATSFQSRLKQPNDELNNELATESPPAQVMERTDEDDNDSADPNRIPPHVFARTQSNNPAEWSIASNESLFSIHMGNMSFTRDQLSWMGKSGELGSAGDIQWSGPLIDLPSMEPATPTSYKSPEPHMRTGSLNQGLGTTEATAAEPVREVISENAIDHTDEKLKLSLPKKDPCSLNRDSSTKSFAFPILTGDVERSTSLKGKKRQPSQPVSPKASEPQTPVATQSPKANNKTAGKAKWCSCFSRCSMC, from the exons atggaatCTGGACATGAGGGTGGAACTTGCAATGAATTGAAAGAGAATCAAATAGTCAGTTCTCCTAAAGGTATTGGCTCTTCCTCGTCCTCATCCTCTTCAAGCAAAGACCTCACTGATGTAGGTGCTGATGGCACTCAGTTAGCTTCAGCTATTAATGAAGAGGATTTTGCTACCAGCTTTCAGTCCAGGCTTAAACAACCAAATGATGAATTGAATAATGAACTGGCAACAGAATCTCCTCCAGCGCAGGTGATGGAGCGAACTGATGAAGATGATAATGACTCCGCTGATCCTAATAGGATCCCACCTCACGTGTTTGCTAGAACTCAATCTAATAATCCAGCAGAATGGAGTATTGCTTCAAACGAATCCTTGTTTAGCATTCACATGGGGAATATGAGTTTCACTAGAGATCAATTAAGCTGGATGGGAAAATCTGGTGAACTTGGTTCAGCCGGTGACATTCAGTGGTCAGGGCCTTTAATTGACCTCCCAAGTATGGAGCCAGCAACACCAACATCATATAAATCACCTGAGCCTCACATGAGAACTGGGAGTTTGAACCAGGGGTTAGGAACAACTGAAGCTACAGCGGCTGAACCAGTGAGAGAGGTCATAAGTGAAAATGCCATTGATCATACTGATGAGAAATTGAAGTTGTCTCTTCCCAAAAAGGATCCATGTTCACTTAACCGTGATTCTAGCACCAAATCATTTGCATTTCCAAT ATTGACAGGGGATGTTGAAAGAAGTACATCATTGAAGGGGAAGAAACGACAACCGTCGCAGCCTGTGTCGCCCAAAGCATCAGAACCACAGACTCCAGTAGCAACACAGAGCCCTAAAGCAAACAACAAAACTGCAGGTAAGGCTAAATGGTGTTCATGCTTCTCTCGTTGCTCAATGTGCTAA
- the LOC123212322 gene encoding exocyst complex component EXO70E2-like, which produces MADYQSMMPHHEGEQHLLAAAYHVVKALRAAKNLSDDMRKVLADLDGHLSKMTENTESRGGEFAEVEEQLKCAENRILRWGSNQTMIRDTGTEEVSDYIGTIEEIQTLLESLRRLSVEGNGKHQEVLARANRALQMTMLRLKEELIHILVQHKQYFEPEYVSFRSCKDVIYDESFVSIEDESSDEYSRRVNCGRVSGDYIVDLIKPHVLPDIKTIANIMFAANYDQKFCEAYVGVRKDALTEYFVILKLKKFSIEDVLKMNWPTLSSEIKKWNWAMKIIIRVYLASEKYLCNKILGEYGTISSFCFVEIAKASLICLLNFGEAVAMSSVSPEKLFRLLDMYEVLEDLLLDIDGLLYEEAGSYIRIEFHGLLRKLGYVARAAFSELQIAIASNRSLKPFPQGGIHPLTRYVMNYIKTLTSYDKSLNVLLVDEDRDHTNPVVETANDQDKSPVTFCPLACHLRSVTSVLQCNLFDKSKLYTEEGLQHIFLMNNIHYMVKKVKGSDLRLFLGDEWIRMHNGKFQQHATSYERATWSSVLSFIRDCPHSNTFFKETPKERCRRFNLAFEEVYKSQTQWLIPDSQLKEDLQISSSLKVILAYRTFLARNCICDKYIKYSVDDVESLLMDLFEGSPKPLNSWQKR; this is translated from the coding sequence ATGGCTGATTATCAGTCCATGATGCCCCACCATGAAGGAGAACAACATTTGCTAGCTGCTGCTTACCACGTTGTGAAGGCATTACGGGCAGCCAAGAATTTAAGTGATGACATGAGAAAAGTCCTTGCCGATCTTGATGGACACTTGTCCAAAATGACTGAAAACACTGAAAGCAGAGGAGGAGAATTTGCTGAAGTAGAGGAACAGCTCAAATGTGCTGAGAATAGGATCTTGCGCTGGGGGTCAAACCAAACAATGATACGGGATACTGGCACTGAGGAAGTTTCTGACTATATAGGGACTATTGAGGAAATTCAAACATTGTTAGAAAGTTTAAGAAGATTGTCTGTGGAAGGAAACGGGAAGCATCAAGAAGTACTTGCCCGGGCTAATAGAGCACTGCAGATGACAATGTTGAGGCTTAAGGAAGAACTAATCCACATTCTTGTTCAGCATAAACAATACTTTGAGCCAGAATATGTGTCTTTTCGTTCTTGCAAAGATGTTATTTATGATGAGTCATTTGTTTCAATTGAGGATGAATCAAGTGATGAATATTCCCGGAGAGTAAACTGTGGCAGGGTTTCTGGAGATTATATTGTGGACTTGATAAAACCTCATGTACTTCCCGATATCAAGACCATTGCAAATATAATGTTTGCGGCCAACTATGATCAGAAGTTCTGCGAGGCTTATGTTGGTGTCAGGAAAGATGCATTGACTGAATACTTTGTCATTCTCAAATTAAAGAAGTTTAGCATTGAAGATGTGCTGAAAATGAATTGGCCTACCTTGAGCAGTGAGATCAAGAAATGGAACTGGGCAATGAAGATCATTATTCGGGTCTATCTGGCTAGTGAGAAATATTTATGCAATAAGATCTTGGGAGAGTATGGAACTATTAGCTCATTTTGCTTTGTAGAGATTGCAAAGGCATCCTTAATTTGCCTATTGAATTTTGGGGAGGCTGTAGCAATGAGTTCTGTTTCGCCAGAAAAATTGTTTCGCTTGCTTGACATGTATGAGGTTCTGGAGGATCTTCTCTTGGATATAGATGGTTTATTATATGAAGAGGCTGGTTCTTATATTAGGATTGAGTTCCATGGGCTTCTAAGGAAACTGGGATATGTTGCGAGGGCTGCGTTTTCTGAACTTCAGATAGCCATAGCTTCCAACAGATCATTAAAACCTTTTCCTCAAGGtgggattcatcctctcacaAGGTATGTTATGAACTACATCAAGACCCTCACTTCATATGATAAATCCCTTAATGTGCTTCTTGTGGACGAAGATAGGGATCATACAAATCCAGTTGTTGAGACGGCGAATGATCAAGACAAATCTCCAGTCACTTTTTGTCCTTTGGCTTGTCATCTTCGGTCAGTTACATCTGTTCTTCAATGCAACCTGTTTGACAAATCCAAATTATACACAGAAGAGGGTCTACAGCACATCTTTCTTATGAATAACATACATTACATGGTTAAGAAGGTTAAGGGTTCTGACCTCAGGCTTTTCTTAGGCGATGAATGGATCCGTATGCATAATGGGAAATTTCAGCAGCATGCAACAAGCTATGAGAGGGCCACGTGGAGTTCAGTCCTTTCTTTTATCAGAGATTGCCCACATTCAAATACCTTCTTTAAGGAAACTCCTAAAGAAAGGTGCAGGAGGTTCAATCTTGCCTTTGAGGAGGTATACAAAAGCCAAACTCAGTGGCTTATCCCAGATTCTCAGCTTAAGGAAGATCTACAAATCTCCAGCTCGCTGAAAGTGATCCTTGCATATAGAACTTTTCTGGCGAGAAACTGTATCTGTGACAAGTACATCAAGTACTCAGTAGATGATGTGGAGTCATTGCTCATGGATCTTTTTGAAGGATCACCAAAACCATTGAACAGTTGGCAAAAGAGATAA
- the LOC123210022 gene encoding presenilin-like protein At2g29900 codes for MAETQRPATIIDSLGEEIVRIVTPVSICMLLVVILVSVLNSDSSSSSSSVTTIATIAYSETSSDSSWDKFLGALLNSVVFVAVVTAVTFLLVLLFYLRCTKFLKIYMGFSAFVVLGFMGGEIALFLIQKFSILIDCVTFLLVLFNFAVVGVLAVFISKMAIFVTQGYLVVIGMLVAYWFTLLPEWTTWVLLVAMALYDLAAVLLPVGPLRLLVELAISRDEDIPALVYESRPVINTDSGSRNGVNQRRVWRDRRNAEHDSGENLNHHLNSSANMGSNSNSNTVVSVVSDGNDARLTRAEEGQVVEGDAELSAPLIDQRMNGRMHRQEDNASSENLLLEGIGLGSTGAIKLGLGDFIFYSVLVGRAAMYDFMTVYACYLAIIAGLGVTLMLLAFYQKALPALPVSIMLGVLFYVLTRLLLEVFVLQFSLNLLMF; via the coding sequence ATGGCTGAAACTCAGAGACCAGCCACAATTATTGATTCTTTAGGAGAAGAAATCGTCAGGATTGTAACTCCCGTTTCAATCTGCATGCTTTTGGTGGTCATTTTGGTCTCTGTTTTGAACTCAGACTCAtcctcttcctcatcttcaGTTACAACTATTGCTACAATTGCATACTCTGAGACCAGCTCAGATTCTTCTTGGGACAAATTCTTAGGTGCCCTTTTGAACTCTGTTGTATTTGTTGCTGTTGTCACTGCCGTTACCTTCCTTTTGGTGCTGCTTTTTTATCTTAGATGTACAAAGTTCTTGAAAATCTACATGGGGTTTTCGGCTTTTGTTGTGTTGGGATTTATGGGTGGTGAGATTGCTTTGTTTTTGATTCAGAAGTTTAGTATCCTAATTGACTGTGTTACATTCTTAttggttttgtttaattttgctGTTGTTGGTGTGTTGGCCGTGTTTATATCGAAAATGGCCATTTTTGTGACACAAGGTTATTTGGTTGTTATTGGTATGCTGGTTGCTTATTGGTTCACTCTTTTACCTGAATGGACTACTTGGGTGCTGTTGGTTGCCATGGCATTGTATGATCTTGCAGCTGTTTTATTACCTGTTGGACCACTAAGGCTGTTGGTAGAGCTTGCGATATCAAGAGATGAAGATATCCCTGCTCTGGTTTATGAGTCTCGACCTGTGATTAATACTGATTCGGGTTCAAGGAATGGTGTAAATCAAAGGAGGGTGTGGAGAGACCGGAGAAATGCGGAGCATGATTCAGGCGAGAACTTGAACCATCATTTGAACTCTAGTGCTAATATgggttcaaactcaaattctaaTACTGTTGTATCAGTTGTTAGCGATGGTAATGATGCAAGGTTGACTAGAGCTGAAGAAGGGCAGGTTGTGGAAGGGGATGCTGAGCTGTCTGCACCTTTAATTGATCAAAGGATGAATGGTCGTATGCATAGACAAGAAGACAATGCATCGAGTGAAAATTTGTTGCTAGAAGGTATTGGATTGGGGTCAACTGGTGCTATTAAGCTGGGGCTCGGAGACTTTATCTTCTACAGCGTGTTGGTTGGTAGGGCAGCGATGTATGATTTTATGACTGTGTATGCATGTTATCTTGCTATAATAGCTGGTCTTGGTGTTACACTGATGCTATTGGCCTTTTATCAGAAAGCTTTGCCTGCTCTCCCAGTGTCAATCATGCTAGGTGTACTGTTTTATGTCTTGACTCGACTCTTACTTGAAGTCTTTGTTTTACAATTTTCTTTGAACCTTCTGATGTTTTAG
- the LOC123211301 gene encoding glycine-rich RNA-binding protein 3, mitochondrial-like, with protein sequence MAFLGKVGSILRQTASRQITGEISASKPSIYQAIRYMSSSKIFVGGLSYGTDDQSLREAFGKYGYVAEARVIVDRETGRSRGFGFVTFSSPEEASSAIQALDGQDLHGRRVRVNYANDRPRGGGFGGGGYGGGGYGGGGYGGGGGYGGNYNNAYGAAGGGYGGNNAGYGGDGNYGSGGNYPSSFGGGNSGYEGAGNYGGGSTGGFNSSDHGVAGGGGGADSVHDGNTGFGNFSGGNSFGSGNTGSFDNSSDGFNFSAGGGSTDSGFDGNTGAGFGSNQFASDESAAAEDFDQGEPLDGNSRDEDDTDNFAKRA encoded by the exons ATGGCGTTCTTAGGTAAGGTTGGGAGTATACTTAGGCAGACTGCTAGCAGGCAGATTACAGGTGAAATATCTGCATCAAAACCTTCCATCTATCAAGCAATACGATATATGTCATCTTCAAAAATTTTTGTTGGAG GACTTTCATATGGCACTGATGACCAAAGTCTAAGAGAAGCATTCGGTAAATATGGTTATGTTGCAGAAG cTAGAGTTATTGTGGATCGTGAGACTGGTCGATCCAGAGGATTTGGCTTTGTTACATTCAGCTCTCCAGAGGAGGCCTCTAGTGCGATCCAGGCCTTGGATGGACAG GATCTTCATGGCCGTCGTGTAAGAGTTAATTATGCAAATGATAGACCTCGTGGTGGTGGTTTTGGAGGCGGTGGTTATGGAGGTGGAGGTTATGGAGGCGGCGGTTATGGAGGTGGAGGTGGGTATGGGGGTAACTATAACAATGCTTATGGTGCTGCTGGAGGAGGTTATGGAGGTAATAATGCCGGTTATGGTGGTGATGGCAACTATGGAAGTGGAGGAAATTACCCTAGTAGTTTTGGTGGTGGAAATTCTGGTTATGAGGGAGCTGGTAACTATGGTGGTGGAAGTACTGGAGGTTTTAATAGTAGCGATCATGGTGTTGCTGGTGGTGGCGGTGGTGCTGACAGTGTCCATGATGGAAATACTGGGTTCGGAAACTTTTCAGGTGGAAACAGTTTTGGCAGTGGAAATACCGGAAGTTTTGACAATAGCAGTGATGGTTTCAACTTCTCTGCTGGGGGTGGCAGTACTGACAGTGGATTTGATGGAAATACTGGGGCTGGGTTTGGCAGTAATCAATTTGCTAGTGATGAAAGTGCTGCTGCTGAAGATTTTGACCAGGGTGAACCTTTGGATGGAAATTCAAGGGATGAAGATGACACTGATAACTTTGCCAAAAGGGCTTGA